Part of the Bacteroidales bacterium genome, TATGCTTTGTCACGAAAATTTTGTTTCTAATGTAAAAGCAACCAAAGATATTTTACCTATTGACGGAACAGAGAAGTTTTTGAGCTTTTTACCTCTTTGTCATGTTTTGGAACGTATGGTTAACTATTTAGTTATGATAAATGGTGCTGCAGTATATTACGCTGAAAGTATCGATACTCTCGGTGAGAATATGAAAGAGGTTAATCCTCAAGGATTTACCGCTGTGCCACGTGTTCTTGAAAAACTATATGATAAAATTATACTGAAAGGAAAAGAATTAAGCGGAATTAAGAAATCACTCTTTTTCTGGGCAGTAGATTTGGGATTAAAATATGAATTAAACAGGGCTAATGGCTGGTGGTACGAAACACAATTAAAACTTGCCAATAAATTAATATTTAGTAAGTGGCGTGAGGCTACAGGAGGAAATATTAAAGTTATTATTTCGGGTGGGGCTGCTTTGCAAGAACGCTTGGCACGTGTTTTTCATGCTGCAAATATTCCAGTTATGGAAGGTTATGGATTAACAGAAACATCGCCTGTTATATCTGTTAATTATACAAGTTATCCTAAATTAAAGTTTGGTACTGTTGGTCCGGTTATAGATAGTGTTGATGTGAAGATTGCCGAAGATGGTGAAATTTTGATGAAAGGCCCCAGTCTGATGTTGGGATATTATAAAGATGAAGAAAAAACTGCTGAGGTTATTGATGAAAATGGATATTTCCATACCGGAGATATTGGCGAAATAGGTGAGCATAATATTCTTAAAATTACAGATCGTAAAAAAGAAATTTTTAAACTTTCTACCGGTAAGTATGTTGCGCCTCAACTTATAGAAAATAGATTTAAAGAATCGGCGTTTATTGAGCAAATTATGGTTGTTGGCGAAGGTGAGAAATTTGCTGCTGCTATTATTTGTCCTTCTTTTGAATTCTTACACGGATGGTGTTTTACTCACAAAATTACTTTTAGAGATAATAAAGAATTAATTCAATTGCCTGAAGTAATTGAGCGTTACCAACAAGAAGTTGATAAAATTAATCCCAAATTAGGAAGACATCGCCAGATTAAAAAGTTTGAGCTTACTTGTCAAGAGTGGTTGACAGAAACTGGTGAACTATCTCCAACTTTAAAGGTTAAAAGAAAATTTTTAAAGGAAAAATATAAAATTAAACTCGACCGTTTGTATGGGTATACCGAAGAACTTGGTCATGTTGGTACTCCTGCTAATGGAGTAGCAGAATAAGCTTTTGATTTTCTTATTTCCCTATCCCACGAAATTTCCGGATGTTCTGGTGAGTTTCGTGGGTTTATTTTTTATAATATAGAATCTTTGTGATTTATTATTTCGGTATTTGAATTAATATGATGAGAATAATTATAAATAATAAGTTTGTTTTATTATTTTTACTCTAATAAAAAAAGATAATATTATAAATATTGTGATTATGAGAAGAATATTGTTGATTATTATGACTATTGCCACTGTTTATTCATATGCGCAGAATCTTCAAGTTCATTATGATATGGGTAAAGATCGTGGTTTTATTACCACAACTGTAGAAATGTTTAAACCCGACAAAATGGGAAATACTTTTTTCTTTATCGATATGAATTATGATGCTGGTGGTATTGAGGGAATAGCCTTAGCTTATTGGGAAATAGCCAGAGTTTTTAAAACAGAGGCTATGCCGTTTGGTATTCAAGTAGAATACAATGGCGGATTTGGTCAGTTTATGGCTAATGATCATCTAAATGGCTATTTTATTAATGATGCTTGGTTAGCCGGTATAGACTATTCTATTAATGCAAAGGATTTCTCTAAAGGTATCTCTTTTAAGGCGCTTTATAAACATATCAGGAATAAGACCAATGCTTCTTTTCAGTTAACTACTGTTTGGTTTGTTAATTTTTTAAAAGGAAAAATGACTTTTAGAGGTTTTGCCGATTTTTGGAAAGAAGATAGCGATTTTAATTTTGATGGTATTTCAGATGCGGATTTTATCTTTTTATCTGAGCCTCAGATTTGGTATCATATTAATGACCATTTTTCTTTTGGAGGGGAAGTTGAATTGAGCAATAACTTTGGCAATATGGATGGCTTTAATGTAATGCCCACCCTAGGTGTTAAATGGATTTTTTAGTTTTATAAAACTATTGTTATAAAACGTATATTAATTTTGTTCAAACTTCTTTCTAATCTCTTGTTCCATCTTAAAAAAGTATTGTTTTTCAAGACTATATAGCTTTATTTCAAAAATAAAACTATTATCATCTTCGTGGATAATCTCCACTTTTGGTGGTCGTTTTATAGAAGCCCACGGAAGGCTTAAAACTTCAAAGCGGATTTTCTCCATTAGCTTTTCAGATTTTTCACTTTTGGAGGTGCTCAAGGTAAAAGCGTGGCTTAAAACCATTTCGCCGGGATGTACTTTAATAATAGTTTGTTGATTTAGTTTGCTGTAAGGAATATAAATAACTTCACCTGAGTCGCTCTCAATTTTTAGCAAACGATTACCCATTTCAATAATTTTACCCTCAAAATTATCGACCTGGATTATATCTTTTTCGCGGAAATCTTTATGCATCTTAAATAATGCTCCGGCAATAAAGTCTTTAATAGAAAACCATAAAATCCAAAAGCCACTTATTATCAGTATTAGAAATAATGCCCAGGAATATAGCTTGTTAGAGTCGGATAGCTGTTGTATGGTAATAATGGTAAAAAGCGACCAAATAGCAATTTCTATGATAGCCATATACTGTTTTAAAATGCTTTTCTTGGTTTCGCTTTTAATTAAAAAGGGAATAAAGCGTTTTAAAATAAGTAAGCTTACAAATAGGAGTAAAGCCATGCTTCCAAAAAATAGGAGCTCAAAATTTGAGAACGTTAAAAATTCGTTTTCCATAACTTATGCTTTAAAACAATTGCCTTTTAATTAGTGCTTTTTGAAGAAATGGTAACATATATGGATTTAACTCCAGAACACCATCTGTCATTTTATTAAGTATGCCTGCACGTATTAAAATATTAATCTTAACCTGAACGCTATGTCGGGGTTCGTGAGAAACTCTAATTAGTTTATTTATATTCATTCGTTTATGTAAAATAAACTGCATTATGAAAATCATCCATTCGGTTTCCAGATAATTGAAAATTACAAGCTTTGGCTGAATAGGTTTTTGAATAAATAGGGTGTTATTTTCTATTTTATTGATATTCGCTATCCAACTGTGTAAGGCATTGCCAATATTGCCTTCCGAATAAGAAAAATAACTGGAAAACAGGCGTGCATAATGCCAAGAACGGAAAGCCGTTTCTGTTGTGTTTTTATAATGGAATTGCATTCCGGAAGAAGTATGCCTCTTCAAAATAGCATCCTTTATTTCTTTTGCACTTAATGGCGAGAGTTCGATTAGGTTTATAAAGTTACTTTCAATTTTCCGGTAACTATTTATTAGTTGAAAAGTATTAATGTCACAGGCAAACAGAAATAAATGCTTATGAGAGTAGTCTTGAACCATTTTCATTAATTGATCTATTACTCGCATTCCATTTGGACTTTTTTCCCACCAAAGTTCTAAGTCATCAATAACAAGAACACTTTCATTAGGAAGACTATTTAAAATATCAGAGAATGTTCCGGATTTTTCCAAAGCGGTTTGAAAACTCGAAAGTAAATCGGCAGGAGAGATAGAGCCTGCAAATGGAGCCGGTATCTGATAGACTTCACCTTGAATATTTAACTTATTTAGTAGCTGATTCAAAAAGAAACTTTTACCGGAATTTCTTTCGCCGGTAATTAAAATACCTCCTTTATAGCCATTTCTAAAATGTTGGAAACTGTGTAGAGCAGAATTGAATTCTGTATCTCTACCTACCCAGAAATCTTTAAGGTAGAATTGCTTACGTAAAAAGAGCTGTCTGTAATAATCGGGTAGTTTTTTCAAAAGAGAATTGGGGATGTTTACGCTATCGTTAAAACGTAATAGATCATCGACACGAGTTTCTTTTTTGAGCATTGCTTTGCTTAGCTTACGAGCAAGTATGAGCCCGCTACTCTGATTATACCAAATCTTATTTAGTTGATTCTCAAGGAAAGTATTAAATCGTTTTATTTGTATTCTGATCTTCTCAAATTTGCGTTTTTGTGTTTGTAGCCTAATGTATTGTTTTAAGTTTGTAAGACTTAAAACAAAGGTATGTAGTTGTAATATTTTTCTGATATTTAACTCTTTGGCCTCAAAGAATAGCGAAAGTTCATTTACTTTCTCTTCAAATGCAAGATTCAGACTTGCCAGTTTTTCTATAGATAAAGTGATAAGGGTTTCCCAATCGAGTTGATTTTCGGTATCATCTTTTTGTTCATCAAATAAATTTATCTGTCTAAGCAGTTTTTTAAATTCATTCTGTAACTGTTGAAGCTCTGATCCTAATTTGAAGATAAATTCTTGTAAATCATTACTTAATTCTTTTTCAATCAGATAATCTACCGTGCGGTTTACCGAGGCTTGAACTCCTTCTAATACAAAAAATGCCGAGCCTGTATCTTTTCTTATACTGTCAGAATAAAGTTCAAGTTTTTCGGGAAAAATATTAAGTGCGGATTTAATTTTTTTATTTCTAATATCATTAATATCTAATAATTGCTGAGAAATAGAATAGTCTGAATTAGGGGCGTAACTCTGAATAAGCTCATGTACATTTTCATTGGTTGCCTGATTCTTTTCTTTTAAATTATTAAGAGATTCTTTTAGTCTTTTTATGGGTTGTAAACAGTTGGTTTTTATACTTTTTAATAGGTTTAAACGCTCTGTATTAATATAAAGACGAACTTGCTGGTTGAATTGTAAAAGTCCGTTATTAAGAAAGCTTCGATTGTATATTAGATGTAGATTCTGACTGTAAAGATCTGTAAATGAAATTAATTGTTTCTTTAATTTTTTACTGTGAGCATAATAGTCGATACTATGATTTTCGTAAGCATTTGGAAATAATCCTGATAGCTGTTCTGAGAAAGCATTCAAATAAGAAAGCTGTTTTTCGTAAGAGTGAGACTCAATGTTTTTAATGCTGTCATTGAGTTTCTGATTTAGCTCTTCAATAAATGTATGTATCTTATTATGTTTTGAGTTAATATCTTCTTTAGTAGGTAATTCCGTTTGAAGATTTTCGGGTTTTAATGTTTCAAATACATCCGAAATTTTCTGCATACTGTTATTAAAAGCATTACCCATTTTATAGTTTAACTGATCGAATTCTATTAATGAGTGGTAAACATTTTCATATATTTTATGAGGAAAATGTGTGTCGAGAAGACTTTGGAAGTTAACGTAATACGGAAAACTGTTAACTAGCATCCAAATAGGTTTTAATCGGTTTTTTGCCTTTCTTGTTTCTGTATCTTTAATATCAAAGTTTAAAATTTCATCTTTTGTACGCGTAATTTTTACTCGTAGCGGACTATATTTTATAATTTTGTTTAATTGTTCAATAAAGATGAAAATCTCGTTTTTTGTCTCTTCTGTTATCTTAGGTATCTGCTCGTTATCTAAATTAGTTAAGTATTGGTTTTGGGCTCGCATAAGCAAGCTGTGTTGTGCTATAATTACTTTCTTAAAACTGTCTTCGGTTTGGTTAGCTTCGAGACGACTATTTAGATTCTTGAAACTGTGATCTACTATATCGTTAAGATTCTGAATAATATTTTTGTTAAACTCACTAATAGTACTGAGTTTATTGGTAATGAAAGTAGAGTGAATATTTTGTAATTGTGATGTGAAATCTGTAAAAGCATTAGCTAATGCGATATCTTTTGGAAGTTTTGGTTTCTTCAATATAGGTTTGTCAACTCTATTTTCAGCTTTATATATCTCTTTGTCTTTATTAAACAAAAGCTTTCCTAAGTGCATCTCCTTAAAAAGTGAAGAGCTCTTAATAAGCACTACAGTACCAATATTTTGACATAGTTCATTCGTTTTATCCACAAATTCTTGTTCTTTCCCTGTTTCTAATGGAGGAAATCCCAAGAATGTTAAATCTGTATCAATCGATTCTTTTTCAATGATTTCGTAAAAACTCTTTTGTTCTATTTCGTTATCAATAACGATAATCTCAGCTTCTATACGTAAATTTTCCAGTATATTTCCGGATATTTCGTAAATGGATGATGTTAATTCAGATTGATTGTTTACAATTATTAACCTGATTTGCGCTCCTATCCATTCTTCTGAACTTATTAGAAATTTAGAAAGATATAAAGCCAAGTTTCCATTACTGCTGCCACCTCGCCACCAAACATCTATTTTTTTGCGCTTCCCAAATCCTCGTTTATTGTCGTAATCAACTAAGAGTACATTCATATCAAAGGCCACCAAATTATTTATACTTTGTATAAAACGTATTGGTTCTTTACTATGACGAGCCCATCCCATCATAACGGTATTTGGTTCTATACCCGAAAAGCCATACGTTTGAGCGACCATTTCTATACCATTGTATATATCGTTAACCGATTGTTGGCGTGTGAATACACCGGGGTATTTTTTGCTGGATTGACTGGTGATATTCTGACCCTTTTTAGAAAATAAGAAGCGAGAATCTTCTTTTAGAATTAAATCAAAGTTAGATAAGAAACCGTGGCTACCTACAAAATTACTTCCTAAGTCTAAAAGGTGAGTTCGTTTATTGGTGCCTCCGCTGAATAAAATAATATTTGGTTCCCAGTTATTTTCACTTAGCGGGTTTTGACTAATTTTATTCAGGCTTGAGCGGGCTAACGAAGTCCATACACTTTGCCAAACATTACTCATATTTCCTTGAACTTCTTTGCGTTTTAGTAGTATATAAATACCAAATAGGATTAGTAGAGATACTCCCATCGATAAAGTATCAATTTTAAACATAACACCTACGCTGGTAATAAATCCGATTATTCCTATCCATTTTGGTATCTTTAAACTAGGACGGAAGTCAGAATTAGCCCATCTTTCAAGAACATAAGCAAGGTTTATAAATCCGTAAGCAGCTATGTAAAACATAGAAACAATTGCAGCGATTATATCCAGTTCACCAATTAAAATACCTAATTCGGCAATAATAAAAGTAAATATTAATGCTTGACGAGGTTCATTATTTTTACCGGCTCCTTTTGCAAATAATTTAGGTGTAATCTTATCTATAGACATTGCTTGTAAGATTCGTGGAGCACCTAATAATCCGCCTAAAGCCGAAGATAATGTTGCTCCCCAAATACCGGCAATAACCAAAGGAGAGAACCAAGCAATTTTTTGTAAGAAATTTGTATCATTAATTAATAAATCACGATCGACATATAGCGCAAAGAATAATGCAAGCGATATATATACTACAAAACCCACTCCAATAGCTGCTAATGTACCAAGAGGAATGGAAGTTTTTGGCGATTTTAAATCGCCCGACATAGCCACTCCGGCAGTAAAACCTGTAACCGCTGGGAAGAAAATAGCAAAAATAACAATTAGATTAGGAGCTTCGGGAGCTACGTTTATACTGTTAACTGTCTGTTGAACATCGGCTTGTGTGAAAATACCAACAATAATGCTTATAAGTGATAATGCAATAGCTCCTAAAATAAAAAATTGCGCTTTAAGAGCAATAGAGGTTGAAGTGTATGCTAATATCACTAAAAGAACAATAACCAACGAACCTATTATTCTGGTATCGTTAATGCTACCTTCCATTCCTAAAAAGTTTGAAATGGCTTCTATTGCAATAAAATTTTCGACAAAACCAACTATATAAAGAGCTATGCTAAAGGCTGTTCCAATAAATAAGGTAATACCTATGGCTCCACCAATTGGTAAGCCTAAACTTCGCGATAGCATATAATAAATACCACCGGTTTTTATTTT contains:
- a CDS encoding long-chain fatty acid--CoA ligase, whose product is MEIRRTFDILDQLVEKFQRDDALAVKRNGRWEKFTTLQYKEFVDDFSYGLLAAGFKKGDKILTVSNNRPEWNFIDMGMSQVGVVHVPIYANNGKKEYEHILVHSDARIVITSSKELYDLVSGYAKGASNIEKIYTIDDVNGVPNWMEFVELGRQNREKYKEELQKIKDSIDPRDMMSIIYTSGTTGLSKGVMLCHENFVSNVKATKDILPIDGTEKFLSFLPLCHVLERMVNYLVMINGAAVYYAESIDTLGENMKEVNPQGFTAVPRVLEKLYDKIILKGKELSGIKKSLFFWAVDLGLKYELNRANGWWYETQLKLANKLIFSKWREATGGNIKVIISGGAALQERLARVFHAANIPVMEGYGLTETSPVISVNYTSYPKLKFGTVGPVIDSVDVKIAEDGEILMKGPSLMLGYYKDEEKTAEVIDENGYFHTGDIGEIGEHNILKITDRKKEIFKLSTGKYVAPQLIENRFKESAFIEQIMVVGEGEKFAAAIICPSFEFLHGWCFTHKITFRDNKELIQLPEVIERYQQEVDKINPKLGRHRQIKKFELTCQEWLTETGELSPTLKVKRKFLKEKYKIKLDRLYGYTEELGHVGTPANGVAE
- a CDS encoding DUF5020 family protein, with translation MRRILLIIMTIATVYSYAQNLQVHYDMGKDRGFITTTVEMFKPDKMGNTFFFIDMNYDAGGIEGIALAYWEIARVFKTEAMPFGIQVEYNGGFGQFMANDHLNGYFINDAWLAGIDYSINAKDFSKGISFKALYKHIRNKTNASFQLTTVWFVNFLKGKMTFRGFADFWKEDSDFNFDGISDADFIFLSEPQIWYHINDHFSFGGEVELSNNFGNMDGFNVMPTLGVKWIF
- a CDS encoding mechanosensitive ion channel, giving the protein MENEFLTFSNFELLFFGSMALLLFVSLLILKRFIPFLIKSETKKSILKQYMAIIEIAIWSLFTIITIQQLSDSNKLYSWALFLILIISGFWILWFSIKDFIAGALFKMHKDFREKDIIQVDNFEGKIIEMGNRLLKIESDSGEVIYIPYSKLNQQTIIKVHPGEMVLSHAFTLSTSKSEKSEKLMEKIRFEVLSLPWASIKRPPKVEIIHEDDNSFIFEIKLYSLEKQYFFKMEQEIRKKFEQN
- a CDS encoding amino acid permease; this encodes MPKKFGTFAGVFTPSLLTILGVIMYLRLGWVVGQAGIYAAIGLIILAHIISISTGLTLSSIATDKKIKTGGIYYMLSRSLGLPIGGAIGITLFIGTAFSIALYIVGFVENFIAIEAISNFLGMEGSINDTRIIGSLVIVLLVILAYTSTSIALKAQFFILGAIALSLISIIVGIFTQADVQQTVNSINVAPEAPNLIVIFAIFFPAVTGFTAGVAMSGDLKSPKTSIPLGTLAAIGVGFVVYISLALFFALYVDRDLLINDTNFLQKIAWFSPLVIAGIWGATLSSALGGLLGAPRILQAMSIDKITPKLFAKGAGKNNEPRQALIFTFIIAELGILIGELDIIAAIVSMFYIAAYGFINLAYVLERWANSDFRPSLKIPKWIGIIGFITSVGVMFKIDTLSMGVSLLILFGIYILLKRKEVQGNMSNVWQSVWTSLARSSLNKISQNPLSENNWEPNIILFSGGTNKRTHLLDLGSNFVGSHGFLSNFDLILKEDSRFLFSKKGQNITSQSSKKYPGVFTRQQSVNDIYNGIEMVAQTYGFSGIEPNTVMMGWARHSKEPIRFIQSINNLVAFDMNVLLVDYDNKRGFGKRKKIDVWWRGGSSNGNLALYLSKFLISSEEWIGAQIRLIIVNNQSELTSSIYEISGNILENLRIEAEIIVIDNEIEQKSFYEIIEKESIDTDLTFLGFPPLETGKEQEFVDKTNELCQNIGTVVLIKSSSLFKEMHLGKLLFNKDKEIYKAENRVDKPILKKPKLPKDIALANAFTDFTSQLQNIHSTFITNKLSTISEFNKNIIQNLNDIVDHSFKNLNSRLEANQTEDSFKKVIIAQHSLLMRAQNQYLTNLDNEQIPKITEETKNEIFIFIEQLNKIIKYSPLRVKITRTKDEILNFDIKDTETRKAKNRLKPIWMLVNSFPYYVNFQSLLDTHFPHKIYENVYHSLIEFDQLNYKMGNAFNNSMQKISDVFETLKPENLQTELPTKEDINSKHNKIHTFIEELNQKLNDSIKNIESHSYEKQLSYLNAFSEQLSGLFPNAYENHSIDYYAHSKKLKKQLISFTDLYSQNLHLIYNRSFLNNGLLQFNQQVRLYINTERLNLLKSIKTNCLQPIKRLKESLNNLKEKNQATNENVHELIQSYAPNSDYSISQQLLDINDIRNKKIKSALNIFPEKLELYSDSIRKDTGSAFFVLEGVQASVNRTVDYLIEKELSNDLQEFIFKLGSELQQLQNEFKKLLRQINLFDEQKDDTENQLDWETLITLSIEKLASLNLAFEEKVNELSLFFEAKELNIRKILQLHTFVLSLTNLKQYIRLQTQKRKFEKIRIQIKRFNTFLENQLNKIWYNQSSGLILARKLSKAMLKKETRVDDLLRFNDSVNIPNSLLKKLPDYYRQLFLRKQFYLKDFWVGRDTEFNSALHSFQHFRNGYKGGILITGERNSGKSFFLNQLLNKLNIQGEVYQIPAPFAGSISPADLLSSFQTALEKSGTFSDILNSLPNESVLVIDDLELWWEKSPNGMRVIDQLMKMVQDYSHKHLFLFACDINTFQLINSYRKIESNFINLIELSPLSAKEIKDAILKRHTSSGMQFHYKNTTETAFRSWHYARLFSSYFSYSEGNIGNALHSWIANINKIENNTLFIQKPIQPKLVIFNYLETEWMIFIMQFILHKRMNINKLIRVSHEPRHSVQVKINILIRAGILNKMTDGVLELNPYMLPFLQKALIKRQLF